ATTGCTGTAATTCTTAAAGCTTGTCCCATTAGAAAAACTATAAGGGAGGGCCAAAAAATATAAGAACTAAATTGTATATTTTTATAAAAAGAAAAATAAGCAAGGCAGATAAGCCAAATCGTATGTAGAAGAACCATGAAAATATAATTTCTTTCTTTTATAATCATTCCGCCTTTTGAAAGAATGAACTTCTCATTACTTCTAGAGAGAAATAGCTCCGCTATTCTTTGCAAAATAGTAAAGACTATAATGATTCTAAAAATTAAAAGATAATTTATTTCCACTTTAATAATCCTAGCTCTGCACTAAATGCCGGCCCCATAGCGACACTTATGATATTTTTACCTGAAAGCTCAGGTGTTTGGGCATCCATATTTCTTTTGAAAATATCTAAGACTGAGACGGAGCTCATATTTCCATTTTTTGCTAAACTATCCCAACTATGCTTCAAGCCTTTTTCCGGAAGGTCCAAAACTTTCTCAAGTGCGAGAAGAACTTTCGGTCCTCCAGGATGAGCGAAGAAAGAATCAATCTTACTGAGGTCTAAATTGTTTTCAGATAAGAATTCATTAAGAGGGCCTGGAAGAGATTTTTCAGTTAGGTCTGGAACACTTTTACTTAGGACAATATTTAGACCTTTCTCACCGACTTTCCAAC
This sequence is a window from Halobacteriovorax sp. JY17. Protein-coding genes within it:
- a CDS encoding isoprenylcysteine carboxylmethyltransferase family protein; its protein translation is MEINYLLIFRIIIVFTILQRIAELFLSRSNEKFILSKGGMIIKERNYIFMVLLHTIWLICLAYFSFYKNIQFSSYIFWPSLIVFLMGQALRITAIGTLGKRWSTRVVILPEAPAVRSGIFKWFRHPNYLGVTLELLSLPLMASLFEVSTIFSFLNFVILFFRIRLEERNLKKYNKYSTIFNI